The nucleotide sequence tacattaaaaaaaaaaaccaaacaaacaaaaaacaatatatatatatatatattcacaaAACCAGTTACCAGAGATCCTTCCGAGATTCAAGTAAATGTCTTAAGAGGGTACCAATGATTCCTTTAGttgcttttctgtcttttgtaaAGGCGTAAAGAGGGATAACCTGCAAAATATACACTTCTGTTAAATTGTCATTGTGATTGGCTGCTCAGCGTCAGTATGAAATGTACAACAGCAGTTATGTGTGATGGCCATTGgagatataaaaataaaacatggaaaAGTTCAGAGGATAAACCTGTATCTTAAGTCTTGATTATCATTTAGTTTAGCACGAAGCCTTCTACAAATACAATACATGCACAAACTAAAAAGGCATGTCTCTGTCGAAGATGTTTAAGCCGACACTTCCGTTGTCTATAAAAGGTTTTTCTGCCGCCGCCGTGTCCCATTGTGTGGCAGCGCCGCGTCTTATCTGTAGACGGGGAGCTGGATGTGGGTTTGCTGCTggtgctccagcagctgaggcATCCCCATGGCTTCGTACCCGCGGCCCAGCATGCGCTCTTTGATGCAGGGAGGGTGGATCTCACTGATGAGGCACTCCAGagactgcaggctgctgctgagtACTGCAGTGTGGCACAGGCTCGAACTCGACAGCCCACAACAGAGGTTTTGGTCTGTGCTGTAGACTTGATTattgggagggggagggagatgAGAGTGGAGTCGTGCTTGATGCCGCTGTGGCTGTTGGTGGTGGAGATGTTGGTGTTGGTGTCGGTTTGCGTGGAGATGGGGATGAGAGAGTCCAAAGTCTCGAGGCCTGGCTGCGCATGTACCCGTTGCCAACACCTGAGATGTGTAACAGTCACTGTTCGGGGTCACCACCAGGCCGTCCCAAAGCGGAGCGAAGTACTGTCCCACGGACAGCTCGCCCTGCGCCGGGCAGTtcagagcggagcgctgctCCTGTCTGCCGCCCACGCCGCCGGGATGCGGCCTGTATGACAGCTGAGATGAGCATGCCAGAGGGAGGCAGGTTTCAGGAGAATGGCCAACCCCGGTCTCTGCTGCTCGGTGGCCCTGAGCGCTGCCGCTCACACTGTACATCCTCACTGCGCTCTGCTGAtacgactgctgctgctgctgctggatgtgagCTTTCTGCTGCCACGCCGCGTAGTCCCCTTTCTCCAAGTACCCGGCTTTGGCTACGTCTGCGCTCTGCGTAGGTAGCACTGCCCCCACGAAGGCCAGGCTGCTCTGGGGCGGCAATCCCAGGATGAAGTCTGAGTCCGAATGCGCCACGGCAGCCACGGCCTGCAGCGAGGGGCTGGCGCGGGCCTCCCCCCCCAGCTGCAGGGCCTGGCTGTGGGGAACTCTGCTCATCTGCCTCATCAGGCTTTGAACCTCTGCCAGCTCAGACTGGGGGGCCAGGCTCTGATCTCCGGAGGCTCCCCCAGCGCTAGAACAAAGTGTCTCGATGGGTACATCAGGGGGCTTACACGAGCTCGTACGATAGGCCTTATGCCCATGTCTGACTGTGTAGCCATTGTTCAAAGGATTATTATATGGAGCCACAgacgtctgtgtgtttgcatgtttagTCCTTCTGCCTTCAGAGGTTTTCACCACACCTTTAGCCACCACAGACGCTTTGACGATGGCCAGCAAACCCTGGTAGCCTCCTGAGTACGGGTGGGAGTAGGGACTGTATCGCTGACCCGTGGTATCCAAGCCATTGACGGTTTTGTTGAGCTGTTTGTGCTGTGGCACCCGGATGTCAGAGGGAAAGATTTTGATGGACAGCGGGCTGTTTGCAGTCTTCTGAGCAAAAGCGTCCAGCTCAGCAGGAGACGGGTACCGGGAGATCACTGCGGCCGCCTCACCTGCGGAGAAGAGAGacggaaagaaaaaacattagAACAACAAGTATAGAGAAGAAATCCTGCATCAAATCCTCCCTGCTCCAACTTGTTTCAGAGAATAATGGAGAAAACCAGTTTTAAGAACGAACGAAAGCACTATTTGATTACTGCCTAATCGATTAACCCAGAATTATTCCAACCCATGAAACAGTTCAGTCCAGGAAATCAAAACGGTCATGGGAGATGAGGGGGGAGCAGTGTGTCCAATGAGAGaccttaaaatgaaaacaaagggTTTAATTAGGAGGAGAATTTTAATATATTAATGAAACTTATTTGATCATGATTATTTCATTGTCGTTAACAGATATTCCCGTGGTGATGATAAGTTCAACCGAGAAAAGAGTAAATACATGATAAATCCAGCAGTCTTGTACAGTTTTTATTCCACACTACTTCATTGTTCTTGCAAGTgaaacaaagtgtgtttttttttcttttcttcccttctATTGTATTTTAGAGGTCTCCTGTCTCCACGCATAACAGAGAAGAGACTGCACAACAGAATAAAAAAGGGAGACTGCTCTTTAGACCTTGACACTCCTTTACTACAGAgagactgcagtgttttagtgtgcggtgtgttctcCTTGTCTCCTTGCTATTCCAGCTGTTCCTTAAATCGTTTCTTCAGGActgttttcatctgcattttctccactgtctttgtttttttgctgttgatTCCTTATTTGATGAACGTGTGACTTTCAGACAATCTCTGGCTTCCGTGGACGGACTGACGTAAGGTCTGAAACTTTAGACTCATTAGCTTCTACCCATGAAATTTTGTTCCACTTCATGCGCTTATAAACCTGAAGTGATTGTACTGTAAAAAAGCCTGGAGCCAAAGCTGTGAAGGGAAAGTTGCAGATGGAAAAAGAGCAATCGGTGATCGCGCCGCTGATTGAATTGTGTGTGGGAAAGCTGACGGGAcaaactaagattggatttaaACACTATTATTCAGGCAATTTCATGGCTGCTTAACTCCCAGCGACTAAGGAAAGGTGGAAAAGGCGCcccatttaaaaacaataaatcacctGGTAGAAATTACCGCCACCTTTCAGAGTGACACTTTTATGGAATATCTGacataaaaagaaaagctgctgaAATTAACCTAGATCACGCTGTAATTTGGtggaaaacacagcaggcaAAAGAACAAGGCTGTAATCTGCAATAAagggcaaaaaataaaaaacaaaacacttcatttcattttcaataacAAAACCAATTCCAGCGATGCAGGGGAGAGCTTGCTCGTTGTTCCCATTTGAAATTGATTTGGgagttcatttcatttcaggccTACAGTGAGCCTCCCGACTGTGAAAATGAGTCAATCTACAAGATCCATCTCATGAAAGAAATAAATTGGGTGTTTAAAATGGAGGAAAGAGGTAAGGTGGAGTGTTCAATCCATCCAGCAATCTCCCAGCGGAGCAGAAGGAACGGCGCCATGGTGCCAAGAGCATGAATGAATTCAGCAGAGAAAtacaacaaagcaaaacactgCTTATTATGTATCACAGTGTAGTGCTGCTATAGAAAACAATGACATCTGGGATGTCGGAGAGGTGTTTGCACTGTATACAACATCAAAATGTGAGCTCTCCCTTCTCCGGTTTCCCATAATACCGCTCATGAAGAAAAATGTAACAGGGAACACCAGCTGCAATAACAATTTCTGGCTTTTTGGCTTCAAATGGAATATTCATGGCTGGAAAAGATAAGAAGAAGAGGATCATATCCACCTGAAAGGAGCTTAGATGATGAAGAGCaatgacacatttaaaaaatgtaataactcCTCACGCCACCACACAACAGGATTGATACCACAAcactttttctccccccccctgTTTCTGCAGTTAAATGACAAAGGCTGGATGatttgggaagaaaaaaaaaaccaaaacaaatcaaatgcgGGGATTTCAGCCGTTTCTCGGTGAGTGAAATGTCATCGCTGATCCCGGCATGCTGCGATTGGCTCGCTGTTCCACAAACACTTCAAACACTTTGAATGCTAACATGTCTTCACAGGGTGTCTGATATTGTTAGTCCAGAGATTACAGCCCTGTCAGAGCTACGGAGACACAACACAGCTGCACTTCCCACTGCGGCTGTCTTAATGTGGCACAAAAGGAAACCTCATTAGCAAACAGGAACTCTGTATTCATATATTTATCATTTGAGGGCCACTGCTGGGTGACATATGCATAAAAAATGGATAAGATTGCATTATTCTGACAGAAACTGCTGGAAAACATTGATGGTAAAAAAACAGCACGATCAGCAagaaaatagttaaaaaaaattaccacGACAGGCAATGGTTTCAGTCTTGAGAGGTTTATCACCAGACAACTGTCTGAAATAGCAGTAAACCAAGCGTCGCACAGTGGTAAATTGAGCGCCACACGTCATGTTTACCAACCAGCGGTGGCTTTCAGTGGCATGTGGCGGCAGTAAATAAAGTATATCTTCGAGTCATTCTTCATAACGCGCATTATCCCactttcctcctctgcaggcttAGCAGAGACTCACACTGCCACgaaatgtgacatttattaATTACAATCTGGAGCCACGATGCTTCCAACCGGGCAGGAACCTACCGCTGAACTCGGCCATCTCACCCAAACACTCGCCATGAGGGCCGGCGCTCTATTGTTTCCGTGGCGCTCTGCAGGTGTCCTCAGACATCATGTGCCCACTCCAAATTACACTTGGAATCTGAATCAGGAAGTTGATGCGTTCCAAAGCTTGTGCATTAGTGAGTTAGCCAGGTTCTTTCTGTTTTatgctgaaaacagaaagaagaaaactccCCCCCTTTAACCAGACCACCTATTTTTAGACTGTAACAATACGCTCAGGCTCTCCTCAATCTGAAGCATCTGAACTGCAGCAAACATACCAGGAAGTAAAGTAATCAACTACTTCATCAAGCATTTAGAATGGTCCGAATTAGGAAAGTGCTGCTTACTAAAATAgtattttaatcagttttttgtTGCCTTAAATAGATCGGATTAATGATGTAGTGCATTGAATTAATGAAGGCCGAAAGCAGAGCGCGGTGCATTATTATCTGAGACGTGCATCACAGCAGTGTTGGGTTTTCATATAAACATCCTCAAAGTGTTTACATTAAGGTTAGCAACATATTTATAAGAGCACTTTGAGAAGACGGTCCTTCAGAGGACTTTTAGAGCAGTTTTCTTTCTGAGTTATAGTCTGTGTTTCTGGCACAGCAAACGTGATCCTGGAGTCAAATTACAAGCTCTCCGTCATGCATGTGAAGAGCCGCTGAAAGAGTGGATTTCCTGGAAGCTGGAAAACTAGAAGaaagccatttttaaaaaaaaaataaaagaaaaaagctcaACAGCTTGTTTCAGACAGAAGGAAGGACTTATCTGAACTGTGAGTCATGCCAGGCAGCTCACGTAGAGCAAAGCAggtttccttttattttcaaccGATTGACAATTTATATGTcaaagcagtatttttttttttttaacttgttgtGAAATAGAGCAAAGTAAAATACATTCAAGAAACATCCCATTACTGCTTATCCCCATTTggggttttgggtgttttttggTGAGCGGAGACCTGAATTCCAAGTGGTCATGAGATTTAAACAACATCGTGGAATGTCTTCAAAGATCTAACAACCGACGTTAAACAGTCTGAAGTATTTATCTGAAGTGGTCACACCTCATTTACATTTGCAACACGCGATGATTGATCACAGGCAGCGCTCGACTGTGACGAATTGCAAGCAAAAGAGGTCGCAAACGATCGGCTGTTTGTTGAAActtaaattcaaattttaagACCGGTAATCCTGACTGGGTTCGTACCTGTTCCTGCGCTGAGTGGGACGGTCGTCGCACAAACGCAGTCCAGAAATGAagacaggaaatggaaaaaaaaaaaaaaaaaaaaaaagaggctgttcacatgacaacaggGAAATGGCAGCTGTGTTGTGAGGTAAGGAATGGCAGGGAGATAATTAGCAGCCTGACCTTAAGCACTTAATCACCCTGAACCTGCAGAATGCACTTTGCTTCTCCCCTCAGCCCCGACAGAGAGCGGAGACagacttaaataaataaataaataaatgaaaagctcAGAAAATAACAGCCCCTTTTCGCGTGCAGCCTCGGCCCGAGCCGCCGCTCATTCTTTGACCTTTTAACATTTCCCCTACTTACGTTCACACATTACAGAAGACGGAAAGGcgagtttgtgttttcattttgctctAAAAGAAAAGAGCCAAATGACGTCTGAAGCGCCCGGAATCTTGCTGGATTCGCTGCTCCTGCTAAAGCCGGGCTTCCGAATGTTCACAGGGGCTCTGCACATTAAACATGCTGCGCCGCTGTTAAAGCACCAAATGAAACTGGCACACTTTCATAGGGAACACCTAATCCTGATTCCTTCCTTTCATGCGAGGGACATGCATGGGAAGAGAGAGTTTGGAGGCGGGGGCCCAATCATAAACTCTCAATCACCACCAGGCCTAAATTCGCTGTGTGCATGCTCTTCGGTCCAAGAGtgcttttaaaaacataaatattacaaTACAAATAATCTGGAGCATTGAAATAACATTATTGTTGTGTTTGAATCACACTATGGAGCATATATGAATGTGCATGTTCTTTTACAACCCTTATTCCACCCACATCCAATCCCACTCGGTGCTTTCTGCCACTTTAAAACAGGCTAATCTTTTTCCCGTGGTCACACTTGAAGCCACCACCCCCCCCCTAAGATTAGAGCAGAGACCTCATTGTTTTGGAGCAGTTTGAGTTAATCACTAATTTATGGGCAAAACAAGCCCCAAAGGCAGGGCTGAGGCAGGACAAGCTCATTGCGTTTCCAAAACCACGGCTTCCAGCCATTTCATACCCAGAGGGGGGAACATAAGGGAACAATTACATCGACTGCTAGATACGATTCCCACGTGAGATAAAGCTAAAATTTCACAATGTATTCCACGTTAATATGCATGCATATGTTGGCAGGACTTctaagccaaaaaaaaaaaataataaataaaaatcccacaggtCTTTGATGTTGGGCGAAAGTCTTATCTTGAGCACTTTTGTGAGATAACATGTTTACGAGTGTCAAATCCTCAGCGGGAACATGGCACCGAGAACTGGCAGTTAATTACAGTACATCGCTTCTCAGCAGGCATAAATACTTGTTTACCACACCAATAATCCTGATATTTAAAACACTCTGGCCTACCTTAATAACCAGGGACTAGGCTCAACACATTCCCATTTAAAACCAATTTCTCTGTTAACCATGACAACCTCCTCCATGCACCCAGTTGGCCCGATAAGCCCAGTCATTAATTGTACCATGTAATTAATTGGCCCTGCCTTCATTCATCTGTTTTGAGATGAGCTTCTGCGATCGACTATCTGCCGGTTAGACGTGGTTAACAGTTAACTAGCGGCTGCCTCTCAGCACAGACCACAAGAGAGAACTAAACtgaaattctttctttttttaaatgtgaaatctttattctgcacaaaaaaaaaaaaaaaacttgcaacACTGAAACAGAGCTTAAAACAACAGCGATTGATTTATGTTCATGAAAGAAGGCAAATTGATTCAAAACAAGCAAAGAGACGCAACTTGACGCAGCTGCTGAATAGATGCCAGGATGGGGTTATTTAAGATGCCCTCAAGTTCTGGAGATATAAAACTCCATTTGTAGTTTCTGCTCGTAATTTTATCTGACTGACTTTGAACATAAAACTTCCGTGGtttgaaagaaaaccaaagtaCTGAGTGAAAAAATGTCTGATTCCACAGTAGACTGTTTAATACCACGTTTGTTTAAAAACCACGTGAGGAGTTACCTAGAAAACAAACTGG is from Salarias fasciatus chromosome 7 unlocalized genomic scaffold, fSalaFa1.1 super_scaffold_4, whole genome shotgun sequence and encodes:
- the LOC115383051 gene encoding protein FAM222A-like, which encodes MLACIQRRQNLSSQRLACTHKSLDVPPPPLLLPLPPLQTCPRKGEAAAVISRYPSPAELDAFAQKTANSPLSIKIFPSDIRVPQHKQLNKTVNGLDTTGQRYSPYSHPYSGGYQGLLAIVKASVVAKGVVKTSEGRRTKHANTQTSVAPYNNPLNNGYTVRHGHKAYRTSSCKPPDVPIETLCSSAGGASGDQSLAPQSELAEVQSLMRQMSRVPHSQALQLGGEARASPSLQAVAAVAHSDSDFILGLPPQSSLAFVGAVLPTQSADVAKAGYLEKGDYAAWQQKAHIQQQQQQSYQQSAVRMYSVSGSAQGHRAAETGVGHSPETCLPLACSSQLSYRPHPGGVGGRQEQRSALNCPAQGELSVGQYFAPLWDGLVVTPNSDCYTSQVLATGTCAARPRDFGLSHPHLHANRHQHQHLHHQQPQRHQARLHSHLPPPPNNQVYSTDQNLCCGLSSSSLCHTAVLSSSLQSLECLISEIHPPCIKERMLGRGYEAMGMPQLLEHQQQTHIQLPVYR